One Ostrea edulis chromosome 2, xbOstEdul1.1, whole genome shotgun sequence genomic region harbors:
- the LOC125677866 gene encoding neuronal acetylcholine receptor subunit alpha-6-like, with protein sequence MIFTKVFIPICVINACLSNLTFASRTAMEHLYETLLMNYNPYVRPNSNQADNITIAMQLISINGLDELSGILSTVVYVDILWKDSRMVWNKTDYSDIRYILLPQKLVWKPDLIVTNPVNQVRKMGFDDIMIRYRNDGAALWYIGDYIETSCDIDVTHFPFDRQMCKIVMRTWNYRNHELQLFIFQGGISLLNFTENGEWIIYDTTSERVKDGPFESIHFKLYLERRSFFFIVNLFMPVLLLVLLNCTVFLLSADSGERVGYAITCLLSITVYLTLVSDTIPKTSKPISVLSVILMTLLIFSAFICFLTIIGLRFHFRNDEKPLPTWLKKLIRGLRCITSKKCYRQTRIESTENEHHSKTSTSEELMQPENRRFRGYSQQVNNNKPVVSLVRNSEEQLEPWVFKQAVRIGDDSEVIYEDYKELNIPEDKVETWKTFAKMFDKYCFILCVSTVVLVAAFYALICIGRLSV encoded by the coding sequence ATGATATTTACAAAAGTATTTATCCCGATTTGTGTAATAAATGCTTGCCTATCTAATCTGACTTTCGCCAGCAGAACAGCAATGGAACATTTGTACGAGACTTTATTGATGAACTATAATCCATATGTACGTCCAAATTCTAATCAGGCTGACAACATCACGATAGCCATGCAACTGATCTCTATCAATGGGCTGGACGAACTCTCGGGTATCCTCTCGACGGTAGTGTATGTTGACATACTCTGGAAAGATTCTAGAATGGTATGGAACAAAACAGACTATAGCGATATCCGGTATATTCTTCTTCCACAAAAGTTGGTTTGGAAACCTGACTTGATTGTCACCAATCCGGTGAACCAAGTCCGGAAAATGGGATTTGATGACATCATGATACGCTATAGAAACGACGGAGCGGCTCTGTGGTATATTGGTGACTACATAGAAACGTCATGTGACATCGACGTCACACACTTTCCGTTCGATCGACAGATGTGCAAAATTGTAATGAGAACTTGGAATTACAGAAATCATGAGCTCCAACTTTTCATTTTTCAAGGAGGCATAAGTCTTTTAAACTTTACAGAAAATGGGGAATGGATTATATATGACACGACCTCTGAGAGAGTCAAAGACGGCCCTTTCGaatctattcatttcaaattatatCTAGAGCGCCGGTCTTTTTTCTTCATCGTTAACCTGTTCATGCCAGTTTTGTTACTGGTTCTGCTCAACTGCACTGTATTTCTTCTTTCAGCAGATTCGGGAGAGAGGGTGGGGTACGCCATCACGTGTCTGCTATCAATCACAGTGTATCTAACTCTAGTGTCGGACACCATCCCCAAAACTTCAAAACCAATCTCTGTCTTGTCCGTTATATTGATGACCCTACTTATTTTTTCAGCATTTATTTGCTTTTTAACCATTATTGGTCTCCGATTTCATTTTCGCAACGATGAAAAACCTCTCCCAACGTGGCTAAAGAAACTGATTCGAGGTTTAAGATGCATCACGTCAAAGAAATGTTATCGACAAACAAGGATAGAATCGACAGAAAATGAACATCATTCAAAAACAAGCACCAGTGAAGAACTGATGCAACCAGAGAACAGAAGGTTTAGAGGATACTCACAGCAAGTAAACAACAATAAACCCGTGGTATCGCTAGTGCGAAATTCTGAGGAACAGTTGGAGCCATGGGTTTTTAAACAGGCTGTCCGAATTGGTGACGATTCTGAAGTTATCTATGAAGATtacaaggaattgaacattccGGAAGACAAAGTAGAAACGTGGAAAACGTTCGCCAAGATGTTCGACAAGTACTGCTTTATTTTGTGTGTCAGTACAGTAGTGCTGGTGGCAGCTTTTTATGCCTTGATCTGTATTGGACGTCTGTCCGTATGA
- the LOC125679836 gene encoding acetylcholine receptor subunit alpha-1-B-like has translation MAFTSCFVILIIISCSFTFTLANRTAVEQLYQTLLTNYNPYIRPNSNQKQQTVVEASMRLISINGLDEPSGTLSSVVNVDISWNDSRMVWNMEDYGNTRQILVPQNLVWKPDLVVTNAAKEIRKLGFDDIMIRYTSDGLALWYTGNYLETSCDIDVRYFPFDRQMCKIEVIPWNYRQRELQLSIPRNDIDLSNFTAHGEWILDDTAVERVGDGPFEYINFKIYLVRRPSFFIVNLIMPVVLLTLLNCMVFLISADSGERVGYAITCLLSMTVYLTFVSDTIPKTSKPICILSFILMILLVLSAFICILTISSLRFHFHKEDKPLPPWLKKLTKALRGKRIKKYWSVFIKCDCRQRRIESAEKGDSKTKSNMQAENMNGEFRRYSQEADNSKPVELLVRDSEEGSTSGVQRKFSQVGEDSEIIYEDYNGVTIPEHKLETWKTFAKLFDKYCFILCVSLVFVLGALYVIIAFERLSL, from the coding sequence ATGGCATTTACTAGctgttttgtgattttgataataatttctTGCTCGTTCACTTTCACACTCGCCAACAGGACAGCAGTGGAACAGTTGTACCAAACTTTACTGACGAATTACAATCCGTACATACGACCAAACTCCAACCAGAAACAGCAGACGGTGGTCGAGGCGTCCATGCGTTTGATCTCCATTAATGGCCTGGATGAACCCTCGGGTACCCTGTCCTCAGTGGTGAATGTTGACATATCTTGGAATGACTCGAGGATGGTATGGAACATGGAGGACTATGGAAACACTCGGCAGATACTCGTTCCACAAAATTTGGTTTGGAAACCTGACTTGGTGGTCACTAATGCGGCGAAGGAAATACGGAAACTGGGATTTGATGACATCATGATACGCTATACAAGTGATGGTTTGGCGCTATGGTATACTGGTAACTATTTAGAAACGTCATGTGACATTGATGTCAGATATTTTCCGTTCGACCGACAGATGTGTAAAATTGAGGTGATTCCTTGGAATTACAGACAACGCGAACTCCAACTTTCAATTCCTCGAAACGACattgatctgtcaaattttacTGCACACGGAGAATGGATTTTAGATGACACAGCCGTTGAAAGAGTCGGGGACGGTCCATTTGAATACATCAATTTCAAGATATATTTAGTGCGTCGACCCTCTTTCTTCATCGTGAACCTCATTATGCCAGTTGTGTTGCTGACTCTTCTCAACTGCATGGTGTTTCTTATTTCGGCAGATTCCGGGGAAAGGGTGGGGTATGCCATCACGTGTCTGCTATCAATGACAGTGTATCTGACTTTTGTGTCGGACACCATACCCAAAACATCGAAACCCATTTGCATATTGTCTTTCATACTGATGATTTTACTTGTTTTATCAgcttttatttgtattttaacCATTTCTAGCCTGAGATTTCATTTTCACAAAGAAGATAAGCCTCTACCACCATGGTTAAAGAAACTGACCAAAGCTTTAAGAGGTAAAAGGATCAAGAAATATTGGTCTGTATTCATCAAGTGTGATTGTCGACAAAGAAGAATAGAATCGGCGGAAAAAGGCGATTCAAAAACAAAGTCCAATATGCAAGCAGAGAATATGAACGGCGAATTCAGACGATATTCACAGGAAGCAGACAACAGCAAACCCGTGGAATTGTTAGTGAGAGATTCTGAGGAGGGGTCAACGTCAGGGGTTCAAAGAAAATTTTCCCAAGTTGGTGAGGATTCTGAAATTATTTACGAGGATTACAATGGAGTGACTATTCCGGAACATAAATTGGAAACGTGGAAAACGTTCGCCAAGCTGTTCGATAAATACTGCTTCATTTTGTGTGTCAGTTTAGTATTTGTACTGGGAGCTTTGTATGTCATAATCGCTTTCGAACGTCTGTCATTGTGA